ctggaatggtggttcttggtATTGATGTGAGGCATCGTACCATCCCAAGttagggtcattccatccaggacTGTTGTTGTATCCATCTTGCACAGGGGAAAATTTGCTCAGAAACTGAagctcaagatatccccaatcggtaacggatcctagaggaagagaatcttgtcaatccttagctgctccgtGTAATGAGTGtggaaatgccctcaagaaaatgtgatcaagagggacatgtggaggcttcattgaagagcacatcttgtggaactcctccaaatgtctatgtgggcattctccggcaaaaccatgaaacttagggagcaaATATATCAGTCCAGTGCTAAGAACACAATGAATATCATCCTTAGGTGGGACCGGCTCACGAGGAGCGCGCTCAGGAAATTGAGGATgatcattataattttcatcataaaattcaGCAGAATTAAAATCAGAGCAATATGCAGAATAAGAATCATATTCACAGACATTGGcagaataagcagtattcacataGCCAGAATAGAtagacatgaaaaaaataaaacaaataaaaactaaatactaaaaattacaaaacagataaatcacaacacatttatacatgttacacgcacacaaaagacaaaacataaaaaaaatttttttttaaattttttttttatttaacagataaaacACATGCGACACACAtacagaacatcacatcacaacacaaaataaaacacaacacaattaacaTGCTACAGGCACAAACAAGacataacaatttttattattttttttaacaactaaATACACAACAtagcacaataaaaatataaaagacaaaacatagaTTACAACcatgtaataaaacaaaaaataattggCCAAAAGCTAGAAGAAGTGCACCCGTGAAAACTTGGATTATTCTCACTGACGGCTGGTTTTTTGTGACACCATCATGTTTTACTCTACTTGTTCATTCCTTTTTAGGTGCTGCTAAATTTTACTGTTCTTTTATAtatcactttttcttctttctcgtggtaaaattcatttatttatatgaagTTGTACTGTTAGATTTACTTTGGTGGTATACTTAAAGATCTTTTCATTTCCTCAACGTGCAAGTGGATcaaatagtaaaacaaaaaataaaagaaaccgtCCATACGCATCTATCAATCATCTTTCTTTGACCTTTTACTTTAATAGAGATTTTATATTCTAAAGAACACTCAAAAGAAATTGTTATAGTTCCCatatttcttttcaatgtttatatatataaaataggtACCGTTCGATCCCAGCCAATTGCATGCTGCCTCACTTTCAATTTGATGTGCTGATAAAAAACAGAACTTTCAATTTGATGTTTAAGTTTTCTTAGTGTATACGTGACTATcaatataaaatactaaatttcATTTGAATGGtcaaaaattagaataaaatacaCACGGGTTCTTGTAGGTGgatatatgtaattgtattattttaattttgataatgttTTACATATATACTTGTATATTTGTGgcttaaataattaattatttgacaTATTTTGTACAGCAAATTTTGATAGTGAATAAAGTTATCATCTATTTATCtgaatgatttaaaatataaataaattttacattttacatttttacagTAGACAATATACGTTTTAGTTTTTTCATGAACAGGGTGAATTTTGAGTAATCTAACCATCAAAACCAACACATATAATTGTAGGTTGATCAAGTGGTGGAAATTTAATGAGTAATATGATGAGTGAAGGACAATCAATTTGGAAGCCACCATATTTTAATGGCAGAAAATACGATGAATGGAAGGAGCGAATGATAGTATACATTAAATCTATTGACTACAAGCTTTGGCTTGTGATTAAAAATGGACCCACAATTCCAACAAAGTTAGTAGATAATGAAGAAGTGCAGAAGAGTGAAGATGAATACGATGAAGAAGATATGAAGAATTTGGAATtggaagcaaaagcaaaaaacattttatattgtgCCTTGAGTCCagaattttttgaaatattttcagACACTTTCAAAGTCAACCAAGCAAATATGGGATGGTCTTCAAAggtatcttatttatttatttatttttaaggtaTTTGATAAGTGCTGCTGCTGATGATCActtttacctttttgttttgtctttttataCTAGAGCACTGATTGTTTTGTAGATTTCTAAACTCATATCATTACTTATTGAGATATCATAACTActttatattcttaatattgttatagtaaaatttaaaaataataataatattttttctatgcTAATCgtatattaattttagtaatagtgttacttttttttatcatttcaataATCTAATCAATAACTTTTTCCACGTATTTTATCATTGTATCCTTCAATAacgttttattattattattatgtgaaatatctaaaaaactaattatagaatttaaaaaaaatgttaaaatgacaCATTTTcacaacaaaatgaaataaaaatgttattttgctTTTTAGACTTTGTACCCTGTAACCTTtcatttaaatgataaaatccacaaaaataaattaattaaatagtaaatatacattcaatctttatttttattctacatttttttactattatttttctcCCAATTATCCCCTTTGTTATATTAAATGTCGTGTATATTTATTTGTACAGGCAAATGATAGGTTCACCAACTCCTACAAGAGAACTGTCCGACAATACAACGGACTCAAATCCGGATCCATTTAAAGCTCCTGACCAATACTTTATAAACGGAACAGGTAAGatcaaaatgtttttttgttttcttgccttatctattcttttaattattttagttatataactctcatattttaaaattttcgctaaataatagtaaatttttatgtttttcatctctaaatattttaatttttttgggaTGATtcctaattaaaattttgacttatgTTATTTCTGGAATATTTATCAATCAGCCTATAATGTGTTGCTAGTCAAATAATAGTGGTAAATGATgtatatcattaattatatattaattattttagaatctTTCGTAgtaataagaaattatttaattgtatattttgttaTGTAATTATCATTGTTTTcgttaaatgtaaataaaaactGACATGATATGAGAAATgtgttaaaattgaatattttatcgTGTTAGTTTGAAGGAAAAGTCTTTAAAggaataagaattaaaaatggtaataatattttttgagtTATGCAGTAATTAATAACCAAAAAGGatattgtcaattaattcaaaacaaacaaaatcttATAGAGTAAGTGTAATGTTTCAGGAGATTCTCAGGAGAAGTTTTTGAAGTTTTGCGTGCCACTTCACAAGTATGGTTTAGAAGGCAATTGGACAGAAGCCAAAGGGATCTTAGACAAAGATAAGAGACTGGAACATGCAGCAATAACAAGTGGTTGGAGTACATTATTGCATGTTGCTGCAGGTGCAAACCATGTTCACTTTGTGGAGGAGCTACTGCAAGTGCTGAGTGATAAACACATCGATTTGCAAGATAGCAAGGGCAATACTGCCTTCTGCTTTGCTGTTGCTTCTGGAAATATGCGCATTGTTGAATTGTTGCTGAAAAGAAACCTCCACCTACCCAGAATCAGGGGTGGAGGAGGACACACCCCTCTAAAGTTTGCTCTAATGCAAGGAAAATGCTACATGGCACAGTTTCTCTATGACAAAACCAAAGAAATATTTGAGGATTTAGACCGAAGATCCTTGTTCTTCACCTGTGTCGAGACCGGAAATTACCGTATgcaattttaatgaaatttaataatagaGTGTCTAGAAAATTACACTCCTTTGTTTTACAGTAAAGCATGctaaatatttatcaaacatttttcaGACATGGCCTTACAAATGGCAAGAGAGTGGCCCAATCTAGCTTGGGAACGTGATCAGAATAATGATACAGCTTTGCATCTCTTGGCTCTAAACAAAAATCCTATGGATTCTTGCTGTCATTCTCCACAGCTTCCAAATCCCATCAAGATCAATCCAGGTAAATTCTTATATTCAAAACACATAAGCAAAATTGGGACACGTAACTTGAATTTTTATATACAGTGGAGCTTTcaaaatttcctttttcttttacatatgTTTCATTGCATAGCGGCCGATTTTTTGTAGTGCAGGAATGAACCAACTTATGATCTTTCAATTGGTTAAGTATCTCTGGAAAACCATGCTGCGCCACAAAACCCTCTCGGAGGCAATTGAAATCATAAGTGAACCTTATCAACTATTGTTCGACGCTGCTGAAGTTGGTAATTTTGGATTCTTATCAGAACTTATCAGTGCTCACCCCAGTTTGATATGGGAAGTTGACAACAAAGATCAAAGTATAATTCACACCGCAGTTTTGTTTCGTCGTGCTAGCATCTTCAATCTAATACATGAGATAGGGTCCCAAAAGGATCTTATACTAACTTATATTGTGAAAGAAGACGaccttcattttctttaccgaaaataaagaacaacaaTTTGTTGCATTTGGCTGCAAAGTTAGCTCCACCAGATCAACTTGAATTAGTTTCTGGAGCAGCACTTCAAATGTGCCTTGAGATAATATGGTTTGAGGTTCTACTTCTTTTACTCTGCATGCTTTTGCATTTTCACATTATACTATTCCTCTATAAATCCAGAATGTGTATAAAATgtattatagttatattttacaattttttatactatatcTTTAAATGTGTGCAGGAGGTGAAGAAAATAATGCCTCAATCGTACGCAATAATGAAAAATTCTGATGGCCTAACTGCTcagcaattattcacaacagAACATGAAGGATTGCgaaaaaaaggagaagagtGGATGAAACGTACTGCAGAGTTTTGCATACTCATCTCAACTGTTATTGCCACAGCAGTGTTTTCTGCTGCGATTAATATACCAGGTGGTATTGatgatgaaacaaaaaaaaccaaatttttTGAACCAAACATCATTTTTGCTATTTGCAATATCAGATGGAGCTGCTTTCATCTCATCTTCGACTGCAATATTAATATTCTTGTCTATTCTCATGTCACGTTATGCCGAGTATGACTTTTACAAGTCACTACCCTTGAAGTTGATAACTGGACTCATAACTCTATTCATCTCCATAGCATGTATGATGGTAGCATTTGGCAGTGCCTTCTTCATAACATACAACTACGGTTCGAGGGTTATACCCGATTCAATAGCAGTACTCGTTTGTCCACCCTTGCTTTTGTATATAGCTCTGCAATTTTCTTTATGGTCAGATATCATATATTCAACCTTCTATTGTAGGACTCTATTTCGACCAACCAAACGTATGATCTATACTattaaagatatataataaattcTTTACTCGATGTGTATATTGATTTTAATGTGCTGTTTTATCATTATGCAGCAGACTGCACTAAACTTTTGTGTTGAAATAAGACTGTGCCtgttaaaaaaaactaagaataatattatatttttttatatatatgtttttttgtctattaaaagaattatattatgGGAGATCATCGTGATgtccaaattatatataaacaccACTTCTTCCTATATACAAATTATAGAAATTATGTGGGTATCAGGATATAAATACTTAATAATCACCACTTCCAATGACCGAGCTTTAACATCATCTTGGCAAAAATTTACTGACAAATGTAATCCCTTGCATCTGCCTCCGAAGCAAGCAATACAAAGAGGTCTCAAGAACCATATAACCCCATGACTACTTCTTAAACATCTTTTTCTTATGTATTATTTCTTCTTAATCTGTTCCAGCATTTTCTTTCCACACTTTCCATTTTGTTCACTTACAACACGATACTTATGGTATCACTTTATcgtatatttgttaatattctTCCAATTCTTAGTCACTAAGTATAAACGGTCGCTCACATCCTTTTCCACCCACCCAATACGTTATCAtttgttgggaaacagcggtacttgtttcctcctctgtgaaccccaaaatgggcactatgtGGAAGCGTAAAAAATGAAAGcgtaggaaaagagaaaattaacactggaaattttaacgtggaaaatcctctcggaaaaaaccacgggacctagtccagaaaaatatctccactataaaagtaggattacagtgtttctctcactctctgaggatctctcaataaatctcaccctctcggatggtatacaaaactcTCACTTTCACACTCACAGTATCTTCTATTGTACTGTGTCTACACCTCTCGGTATTTCTCTCACACACAAAAAACTCTATTTCTCTCCTTCACCGTGGCTCTCTTTTCTTCACGGTGGTATTTTTCTTCTCTGTTGGTCTGTCCATCTTGCTGCCTTAGCTTCTCCATTTAAGAAGCAAAGAAGGTGCAAGAGTCCAAATTGAAGATTGGTGGCTTGGAGCATTTTACGGAAAAGCAAGGTGGGAGACAACTTCATTTTGGCTTCAACTTTCGGTGGAGTGGTAGAGAGAAAGTGGAGGgtcccatttttgttttattccaacaaaactcccccataaaacaaaaaatgggtCTTTCATCCCTTCTTGACTTAATTTAAAGGTACCAAGATACCAGTACCTTGGCaacaatcttcaaccttcttggttgGTATTGACTTGGTCATCATGTCAGACCAATTCAAGTCTGTatggattttctctatcttcaatttcttctcatccaacgcttctcgtatccagtgataccgcacgtcgatatgcttcgagcgtgaatggaacatggggttcttggttagatgaatggtactttgattatcacaattcaccacataatcatcttgatcatgtcctaattcacttaggaaattcttcatccatagcatctctttagaggcttcagtcaccgctacatactctgcttcagcagtagacaatgtcacacatttttgtagctttgactgccaagaaacagctccccctgcaaaagtaatcagataacctgatgttgacttccttgaatcgacaTCTCCAGCCATGTCTGAGTCTGAATATCCGATTAGCTTTAGATCTCTGATAGTTGCATtttttactatgaattcagtattgaattagagaaaatatcaactctttctcatcctttttaccttgtaaatcctagttttcatttagtttaagaagtggtttcatcttaagctttaattagataaattgatcattaacccctttatttatacaagttaattagttggaagaagtctctgcatcaaatgaagagtgctggaaccagagaaaacaagaaaacagcaaaaacagcaaaaatatgaagaaccagaatctggaaaaaagttagctggagcgccctttttccatgggcgctggagcgggctctgcaccaggactggagctagctggagcgccccctacaaaagggcgctggagcgccctttttcctgttttcgcgcgctggagcgcggtctcaagcgcgcctgctgctgatttggcagattgggtttatttaaccccaaattagaagggctttgacatctttggcatcccagacacaaattctctcaattggagcgtccagaggcgagctaggagctgtgggaacagcccttcttcatccttgggtcctcctccttcttccatttccacctttgttgtaagatcaagctctccattcatggagagctagtttcattattgttggggattgatgtaaccacggatctcttatgtaaattacagttgttttgaatgattatatgcctctttgattaattgttagtgtttaattcctctacttaaagcttgtatgagtaattcaaccatatcttgatcttagggtttgcttgatattgggaaatattgggtgaatctagaactggattaaacacctaaaggaaattgtatctagggatagaactaggacctttggttgtcttgaatctcaattcttaaagcggatgaacttgttaggttttccaagggattggagtttaagaagtaagtctaggctctttctaccaagggattgggtttgagtaaattagaagattgacattggctaattaatgaagaggaagtgattttctatacataagagtgaagtaggtgaaatcaacccccaacaatatcattccatatcatttctaatctttccatttcaaAGTGTTTGCAtaatcaaagatcacttttaccctttatgttttatctttaatttaattgcatgaaaatcccaaaaacatggaatcattctttagtctaaattagttagatattatacgattgtctaggacacgagtctcttgggaaacgatatccggtcttaccggttttattacttgaacgatttggtacacttgccaaagtctcaacaagtttttggcaccgttgccggggacccgtgttaaactagacttttgtgtgatttttaaccgATTTAGGCTTTATatttgtgtataattttctattttgttgtaattattatctttatttttgggctgacttgtggcacgagtttggttgttttctagtgtatgcagggaaacatccgtacaaggaggactgtgtcatctgaaccactccttgtGGATCCTGAGATCGAGAAAACAGCTCGTAGAAACAATAGTGACACCAGGAGACAGCGAGCTCTAAGTCAACAAGCTGCCCCGCAATCTtcatttcctttcaacaatcaaGTCATAGAATcgtttgattcttcttctgtgaacgggatggctggcgcaggaccacctccaaggagaaccataggggactcaataacctacacaagcccgaggaatttctcaagcattgtgaggcccactatgagtgacaagctggcagaaatgaagcctgctctactcCAGCTCATCAGTTCAAACCAATTTTCTGGCCTGGACAATGAAGACCCTCATGCACATTTGGTCACCTTCTATGAGTTGTGTGGCACTATGGGTGTAcaaggggaggatgaagaagcattgtacatgagactcttcccattttctctgaatggcaaagcaaaggcttggctccagtcacagcttaatcaaagtcttacgagctgggaggatgtagaatacaaatttctagcacgcttctttccaccatcaaagagcacagaggtgaaGGCTGCCATTGCTACCTTCGTACAAGGTGTAGATGAACCACTTTGTGAAACCTGGGAAAGATTTAAATCCTTATTGAGAAAGTGTCCCAGCCATGGATTCAGTCtagaaatgcaagtgcaaactttctgtaatggtttgcaacctcatactaagatgatactagacgcatcttttggtggttcagtactCTTTAAAActgctgatgaagccattgcTGTGATAGAAAATATGGCTTCCACTGACATGCGGAGCCAACATGGGAGAAATCCAGCACAGAGGAGAGGAGTGTATGAACTGAGTGCCCAGGATGCTTTACTTGCACAGAATAAGCTTCTGGCTCAACAAATGGAACTCTTAACTCAACATATGGCCAAACTACCTCAGCAGTTACAAGCAATGCAAGCTCAacctcaaccacatcatcaagtaatgagatgtgatttctgtggagatAGCCACCCCAACGGCCATTGTCAAAGTCCTAGTAGTTCCCAACATGAAGAAGTCaactatatgggaaatcaaggacgacaacacttcttcaacaatcatttccctaatccttccaatcaagggtggagacaaaATCAAGAAGCTTCTAGCAGTAAAAATCCGTATCAACCTGCTCAACATTATCCACCTCAAAATGATCGGACTTCAAAGCTAGAAGACACATTGCAGATGTTTATGCAGCAGtccatccaaaaccagaaaaacactgaTGCATCCATAAAGAACCTGGAAGTGCAAGTTGGTCAATTGGCTAAGCAATTAGCAAACCAACAGGGTGGACATTTTACTGCAAATACTCAAGCCAACCCGAAGGAGGAgtgtaatgtaatattcacaagaagtgggaaagaggttggaagaaaagaagaagaagaagaagaaaagccagaagaagaagatcagaaagaaaatgaagaagaagaagacatgaTTGTTGAAGGGggagaagagaataaaaaatctgaaaaagagaaaaaccaaaaagagaaagaaatagtgaaacacctcccttacccaaaaatcccatgtactaaagggaaggagaaacagttggctcggttcaagcaaatattcgatcaacttgagatcaccatgccattgaccgaagcactgcaacaaattcctgcttatgcgaagtacatgaagcaaatcctcagcaagaagaaatacttagatgaggaaacaattgaagtacagggaaattgcagtgccataatgcagaagactcttcctccaaaatttaaagatccagggagtttcaccattccatgcacTATTGGAAACCACGAGATAGGTAGAGCTCTCGTTGACTTGGGGGCTAGTATCAATCTGATacccctatctatgcttaagaagattggtggtcttgaagtcaagcctacgaGAATGATGTTGCAGCTGGCGgatagatccatcaagtatccgTATGGTGtcgtggaagatgtggtggtcaaaatagataaactccaattcccggtggattttgtagttatggacatAGAAGAAGATGTCGAGATACCactcatacttggaagacctttcatgaagacagctaaggttgtcattcatgtagaagaaggaacagtgaaattGAAAAACCAAGATGAGGAAGTAACTTTCAACGTCTTTGGAgttgagcagcaaaatcatgaaaaagagactagtATTGAAGCCACtgatgaaattttatcaattactagtctaacagagcaagctgccaagttggtcaagAGGAGCTTCAGCTGTTTATCCCCAAGAGTaaagggagaggaagaagaaaaagaagaagaactagTCCACCAAAATTCTGTGATAGCAAGCGATGAGCCCAAACCTGGAaaaccagtgagattcaagaataggttatgggtcatcaagaacataaagataaatggagtgcttgagatagaggctccatattctaggagagtcaagttggtgactaggaaattgttgagaggatgttggtgtcatgacaagaagaagcattccaacatcaaaaatcaaacttgagcttaatggtgtcaagctaatgacgttaaacaagcgcttactgggaggcaacccagctttctaaccctttctatttgtgtgattttgttatttgagtgtgttttgattgtttgaatttgctttagaatgttttgatttgatttggttattttggagcatgttagtttcaattgtagtttatgtgttgttaatggttaactagtgtaatgttgagttttattgtgtATTGATGTGTTTTAGAATTTTTCAATCTGTTTTTATGTGTTCTAGTGTGATTGAGTATGTTTTGAATGGTTATGTTGAGTTTTGGTAtgtttaaagtgtaaaatttgaagccttgagttgtagaattagaaagctttggaagtgtgcacctaaattggcattcttgcactcaatttcaatccttatggatttgatcaagtttgtatagtgaaaacatgttaatctgggctgaattgagcatcaagaagtgccaaattccaaaaatcgtaggtgtagttgtgaaattctgcaaatctgcaatctggtatggcgctccagcgccctctgctcaggggcgctccagcgcgctcAGCACGAATCCAGTTTTCTGGCATTCTGACCCATAGCtagctccagcgccctctgtttaggggcgctccagctaactttttccaaCCTGACCAGATTTTTCAgcaactctatttttctcttctgcttcaaatttttcatgctccaggctgtgttttgtgatttttcttgcatATTTAGTGTGCGTTTGACCTTGTGAACTCATGATCATGTGATCTAATGATTGTTTGTTACAAATACATACATTGTGAGCTCACAtttgcaaactttattttcaatcttttgtgcagaaatgacttcttcatccaactccaagagaataaaaacaaacgccGCCACAAAGTAGAGTTGTCAATAGAGGAATATGCGACCCAAGTAGCATGGCTTGGGGACCAACCCAATTTATTGGGGGAGGTGGTGCAGAAAATGAAGGAGTCTGACAATGAGCTACAAATCATGAGTCACAGgaccttttattttgctttcttttactttggttgctagttagcttttgtttttcaattttagttaagttgtttTGGTTATCTGGCTTGTTAGACTTATGCTGATTCATAATGCTTATGGTTTGATTTGAAATGATGCTTGAGATAGGttaatttagttcaaattgtTTTGCTTCCTTCATGAAAAAGTCTGAGAATGTTGTATGCTTAACTGAGatcattattcatggcagttgcttGATGTTATTGTGGAACCTCGAGTTGaccttgtgagatgttgtgccttagaattttcttgtgaatgctatcatatttgatcacaattgactttgcctgagtttctctgat
This Vigna angularis cultivar LongXiaoDou No.4 chromosome 4, ASM1680809v1, whole genome shotgun sequence DNA region includes the following protein-coding sequences:
- the LOC108318866 gene encoding uncharacterized protein LOC108318866, with translation MIGSPTPTRELSDNTTDSNPDPFKAPDQYFINGTGDSQEKFLKFCVPLHKYGLEGNWTEAKGILDKDKRLEHAAITSGWSTLLHVAAGANHVHFVEELLQVLSDKHIDLQDSKGNTAFCFAVASGNMRIVELLLKRNLHLPRIRGGGGHTPLKFALMQGKCYMAQFLYDKTKEIFEDLDRRSLFFTCVETGNYHMALQMAREWPNLAWERDQNNDTALHLLALNKNPMDSCCHSPQLPNPIKINPVQE